catcctctttctcctcatgattctcttctttttctcctttgttTGCATCAGCAGCTGTATTCGTTTCGTCAGTCTCGCTATTCATCTCATTCTCGGATATTCTAAGAGCCTTAGAAAGGGCGCTGGTCGTATTCTCATTAacctcttcaattttttttcttctctcatcTTCGAAAGCCGATGCCTCTGTTTCGTCCACTACAAGGTCACTGGAAACACTTGCATTCGCATACGAATCAGGCTCTTCCGTCGAGCTGGATGAaacttcctctttctcttcttcttcttcagcttcttcttcagccaTAGCCGGGTCAAACAATTTATCCTGTCCTTGCTTGTTTTCTCTGGTTAGCAATATCTCAAAAAGCCTGTCAAGTTGGCTTTCACCAATACCTTCGATCAAATTTTCCCAAATAGTGAATGCAACctttttcatcaatgtGGATCTTTGATTAATGTACGTTAGCATAAGATCGATCAACACCTCAGtgatctttttttgttcGTTCTCATCACGATCACTCTTGATGTTGGAAGCCTTTCCAAAAGCTTCAGTTAAATCAGACAAAATGGAAGCCGATTCGGAATCACCCGTGTATAGTTCTATCAATgcagttgaaaaaagaatCTCAAAACAGTTTAAAAGATGTGTCTTTGGATCATCCAACTTCATGTTCTGTAATCTCTCCTTGATAGCTTCCAATGTGTTAATCGATTCAGATTTCAAGCCAGTCAAGCTGTCCTCAAATTTGAATCTCATTTCGAAATCCTCAACTTCTACTTCGTTTATCTGATGGTCAAAATTCATAAGATATTCTATCACATAGTTTGTCCAGTCGATATTCTTTTGAATGGACATAGCCTCAGAGAGAACAGAATAAAGTCTCTCCATAGATAACTTGGACATTCTCTCAGTATATCTTAATGGATCAGATGTTTTGATTAAAAATGTATGTTCGATCAAGTAGTTCAAAACGTGCTTTAACAACTCTGgactctttgaaagaatttCTCTTTTAGACCTCACTAATTTTAGCAAAGAGTCAAGAGCCAATAACTGATACTTGATGATATCATAATCCGAATTAACTTCCACAGAGGTTAAATAGTCAATTGTATCAGACAATGATTGTTTTGAAAAGCACGAATTCAGAATATCAGTAATTGTCTTACTTTTGGTCAATTTATCGAAGTTAAGTGAAGTGCCAAGTAATTTCTCAAGAATGggtattcttctttcctcgtATTTTTTTGTAGTCTCTGTAAGCAATCGAAGAGTGTTTTTAGCAAGGCTGTGAAGCATTCTATTGTCCTTCGAGGACTGATTTATAAGGGATCGCAGTAGGTTTGCTGATAAAAGAGCAGATACCTGAGATTGTGTAAGGGAAGGTATCGAGAGAGCCAGGTTAAAAATTTCAAAGCCCCaatactttctttctggagaGGCCGAaagcttgaagaactgCTCATCAATGACAGGTTTCCAGAATTCCGTTAAAGAAATCTGTTCAATAACTTTAttatcttccttcttattATGCTTGtgtttcttgatctttttgGTAGTTGTAGTTATTTCCGGAGACGATAATTCATTCAAAAGTGGGGTCCAAACATAATGAAGAGTGGGAGTCCACGAGCCTACCTGTCTATTTCCAGACTGATGGGACTGATCATCAGCAGAACCAACCTCCGAATCGCTCAAAACT
The sequence above is a segment of the Brettanomyces nanus chromosome 4, complete sequence genome. Coding sequences within it:
- a CDS encoding uncharacterized protein (BUSCO:EOG09344TO5), with product MTTVSKDNYYRLASDLEPERISAATILIKELSAVDNRKDWHYALSRLIKGLTSSRASARIGYSLCLAEILSILINDKHEYTIKEFLDDLNDELYDNSGKSSNGKNLRATLFGRLFGYQALINSNALQGHVEHILEVYDCLIEIALTKSWIREICFVTIYKGLKSLQLLDDEVVITALLKMIKNADLVLSPEGLLIYLAIDPAKRQFYSEKVGINSWKNGNPLSKGNMEILAKVLSDSEVGSADDQSHQSGNRQVGSWTPTLHYVWTPLLNELSSPEITTTTKKIKKHKHNKKEDNKVIEQISLTEFWKPVIDEQFFKLSASPERKYWGFEIFNLALSIPSLTQSQVSALLSANLLRSLINQSSKDNRMLHSLAKNTLRLLTETTKKYEERRIPILEKLLGTSLNFDKLTKSKTITDILNSCFSKQSLSDTIDYLTSVEVNSDYDIIKYQLLALDSLLKLVRSKREILSKSPELLKHVLNYLIEHTFLIKTSDPLRYTERMSKLSMERLYSVLSEAMSIQKNIDWTNYVIEYLMNFDHQINEVEVEDFEMRFKFEDSLTGLKSESINTLEAIKERLQNMKLDDPKTHLLNCFEILFSTALIELYTGDSESASILSDLTEAFGKASNIKSDRDENEQKKITEVLIDLMLTYINQRSTLMKKVAFTIWENLIEGIGESQLDRLFEILLTRENKQGQDKLFDPAMAEEEAEEEEEKEEVSSSSTEEPDSYANASVSSDLVVDETEASAFEDERRKKIEEVNENTTSALSKALRISENEMNSETDETNTAADANKGEKEENHEEKEDDEGEEDDDDDSHVTDSDDYESMSDEEMMALDSTLSQIFKQRREALQAIDGKSGNQRKLEAQEAREMMIFFKTRILDLLEIFIDERPTDSLNVNILLALINLMVLTMDKSVGVKAHKLVKKICKGKTELESERSALEALSKVQETAAHSKIQALTSACNHTCIFFTKNIEKQFGDKALDRVLDIYLKNFKKWLAHKSNKTTSGMFSDLVNWASSRRQEN